The Apium graveolens cultivar Ventura chromosome 6, ASM990537v1, whole genome shotgun sequence genome contains a region encoding:
- the LOC141664943 gene encoding uncharacterized protein LOC141664943, translating to MLFIGKKKKLMKPPKKYAFVGKEPWKKFVAERTSPKWLEQRKLQSNRVGKRKYHHRLSRKGYIGLREEEIKKGNLKRKEKPDRAIFWWKARMPKNPDELTEEQAEINARIVSDIFNTVFPSKIIAS from the exons ATGCTATTTAttggaaaaaagaagaaattgatgaAGCCTCCGAAGAAGTATGCGTTTGTTGGTAAAGAACCTTGGAAGAAATTTGTTGCAGAGAGGACGAGCCCCAAATGGCTG GAACAACGTAAGTTACAGAGCAATAGAGTGGGTAAACGGAAATATCATCACCGCTTGTCAAGGAAGGGGTATATTGGTTTGCGAGAAGAAGAA ATAAAGAAAGGGAACTTAAAGCGGAAAGAGAAACCTGATCGTGCAATTTTTTGGTGGAAGGCTAGGATGCCAAAGAATCCTGATGAGCTTACTGAAGAGCAAGCGGAAATAAATGCGAGAATTGTAAGTGATATTTTTAATACTGTATTCCCTTCAAAGATAATTGCGTCATAA